A window of the Pyxidicoccus trucidator genome harbors these coding sequences:
- a CDS encoding cell envelope biogenesis protein TolA codes for MTNETLVNSQITDAMASSPNAGTAGTGGASTRRRATKSRRTTARKTSTRTGAARKPARKTTAKRPAALGKTAARGKTATKKTARGKAATRATGRGARKATTRKTAAAGRTARKTTTVRKTTTVRKGTTARKGTGRAKARGAARRTTRR; via the coding sequence ATGACGAATGAGACCCTCGTGAACTCGCAGATTACCGACGCCATGGCGTCCTCCCCCAACGCGGGCACCGCCGGCACGGGAGGCGCCTCCACTCGGCGTCGCGCCACCAAGTCGCGCCGCACGACGGCTCGCAAGACCTCGACTCGCACGGGCGCTGCCCGGAAGCCCGCTCGCAAGACCACCGCGAAGCGCCCGGCCGCTCTTGGCAAGACCGCCGCTCGTGGCAAGACGGCTACCAAGAAGACCGCCCGCGGCAAGGCGGCCACCCGCGCCACCGGCCGTGGGGCTCGCAAGGCCACCACGCGCAAGACGGCCGCCGCTGGAAGGACTGCTCGGAAGACCACCACCGTTCGGAAGACCACCACCGTTCGCAAGGGCACCACCGCTCGCAAGGGCACCGGACGCGCCAAGGCCCGGGGCGCCGCTCGCCGCACCACGCGCCGCTAG
- a CDS encoding LytR/AlgR family response regulator transcription factor has translation MTVRTLIVDDEPLARERLRALLAPETDLHPLAECGDGQEALSVIARERPALVFLDVEMPERDGFGVLAEMAVAPAPVVVFVTAWPQHAVRAFDAAAADYLLKPFTVERFQRTLARVRERLASPPGDLRQQLQHLLQELRPLAPASERLVVKTGTQTLLVPVEDIDWVESAGNYVTLHVGREQHLLRETMAELEARLASRRFARVHRSALVNVDRIHSLAPTLSGDHRLLLRDGRELTLSRTYRARLEQVLGHPL, from the coding sequence ATGACGGTCCGCACGCTCATCGTCGACGACGAGCCCCTGGCCCGCGAGCGGCTGCGCGCCCTGCTGGCTCCAGAGACGGATTTGCACCCACTGGCCGAGTGTGGCGACGGGCAGGAGGCGCTCTCCGTCATCGCCCGGGAGCGTCCGGCGCTGGTCTTCCTCGACGTGGAGATGCCCGAGCGGGATGGCTTTGGCGTGCTCGCCGAGATGGCCGTGGCGCCTGCTCCCGTGGTCGTCTTCGTCACGGCGTGGCCCCAGCACGCGGTGCGCGCGTTCGACGCCGCCGCGGCGGACTACCTGCTCAAGCCCTTCACGGTGGAGCGCTTCCAGCGCACGCTGGCCCGTGTTCGTGAGCGCCTGGCCTCGCCTCCGGGAGACCTGCGCCAGCAGCTCCAGCACCTGCTCCAGGAGCTGCGTCCCCTGGCTCCAGCTTCCGAGCGACTGGTGGTGAAGACCGGCACCCAGACGCTGCTCGTGCCCGTGGAGGACATCGACTGGGTAGAGTCCGCGGGCAACTACGTCACCCTGCACGTGGGCCGTGAGCAACACCTGCTGCGCGAGACGATGGCGGAGCTGGAGGCCCGGCTCGCCTCGCGCCGCTTCGCACGCGTCCACCGCTCGGCGCTCGTCAATGTGGACCGCATCCACTCCCTGGCGCCCACGCTGTCCGGCGACCACCGGCTGCTGTTGCGGGATGGACGGGAGCTGACCCTGAGCCGGACGTACCGGGCCCGGCTGGAGCAGGTGCTCGGCCATCCGCTGTGA
- a CDS encoding tetratricopeptide repeat protein, which produces MGQPSFASSAVAVMAAYDLESRFREGVELGRFAIERARLLKDAAGEARLHAELGRILTRQLRHEPGMKAADVLAVLQRARQLAEASGDRRAQAAALDAEGNFLYWDKVVSGRGEWEPIIALFERAQAHSEQAGDARGVSEALFHLGLTRQFGGDPAGAEDFFERSLSIARESKDALMQSYSLRHLADFSEKRGDLDGALAQFQESLRLREQVGFRTGQVFALISVANVLTLREPRSDEALAAVQRALRIAEETKDPASLREAQAALGRVHLRREDAAAALSYLEQAMANAEAHQDWLTTVDLLLDTARAHALRGEKPRVEALVRRAWALATERGLSIMFEDVERLGREHGITLH; this is translated from the coding sequence GTGGGACAACCCTCCTTCGCGTCCTCCGCCGTGGCCGTCATGGCGGCCTATGACCTGGAGAGCCGCTTCCGCGAGGGGGTGGAGCTGGGCCGCTTCGCCATTGAGCGGGCCCGGCTGCTGAAGGACGCCGCGGGGGAGGCCCGCCTCCATGCGGAGCTGGGACGCATCCTCACGCGCCAGCTCCGCCATGAGCCAGGGATGAAGGCAGCCGACGTGCTCGCCGTCCTCCAGCGCGCACGGCAGCTCGCCGAGGCCTCGGGAGACCGGCGCGCGCAGGCCGCCGCGCTCGATGCGGAAGGCAACTTCCTCTACTGGGACAAGGTGGTCTCGGGGCGAGGGGAGTGGGAGCCCATCATCGCCCTCTTCGAGCGGGCCCAGGCCCATTCGGAGCAGGCGGGAGACGCGCGCGGCGTCAGCGAGGCCCTCTTCCACCTGGGCCTCACGCGGCAGTTTGGCGGGGACCCCGCGGGGGCGGAGGACTTCTTCGAGCGCTCCCTCTCCATCGCACGGGAGTCGAAAGACGCCCTCATGCAGTCGTACAGCCTGCGGCACCTGGCCGACTTCTCCGAGAAGCGCGGGGACCTGGACGGGGCGCTCGCGCAGTTCCAGGAGAGCCTGCGCCTGCGCGAGCAGGTGGGCTTCCGCACCGGGCAGGTGTTCGCACTGATTTCCGTGGCCAACGTCCTCACCCTGCGCGAGCCCCGGAGTGACGAGGCGCTCGCGGCCGTGCAGCGGGCGCTCCGCATCGCGGAGGAGACGAAGGACCCGGCGAGCCTGCGTGAGGCCCAGGCCGCCCTGGGCCGGGTCCACCTGCGTCGCGAGGATGCCGCCGCCGCGCTCTCGTATCTGGAGCAGGCCATGGCCAACGCCGAGGCCCACCAGGACTGGCTCACCACGGTGGACCTGTTACTCGACACCGCGCGCGCTCATGCCCTGCGGGGCGAGAAGCCACGCGTCGAGGCACTGGTGCGTCGTGCCTGGGCCCTGGCCACCGAGCGCGGGCTGAGCATCATGTTCGAGGACGTGGAGCGGCTCGGACGCGAGCACGGCATCACGCTTCACTGA
- a CDS encoding sensor histidine kinase, protein MSWPAWLLRFVPEGSRAGVPRRWLGPVLVLAGYTVLALVYGAQHSVYRASRAEPSGFGESLLIGAIEWGGWALLTPLILAVARRVRATGRPWPVQLVLHVPPGLLFAVAHMALHALLRRLLLEPSGGWDATWTYFTWMLSKTTDFDLLVYLSVVGLDAALRYSRQVREEAVRASQLEAQLAQAQLHLLRSQLRPHFLFNTLHAISALMHRDVTAADRMVGQLSELLRASLERDGRHEVPLSEELDLLTPYLDIERTRFSDRLQVEVDVAPEARNALVPPLLLQPLVENAILHGIAPRRGPGRVWVRAARSGERLSVEVRDDGVGPPSAGLEALREGIGLGSTRARLEKLYGAAQSLTLAANAPRGFTVSLSLPYRSARP, encoded by the coding sequence GTGTCCTGGCCTGCCTGGCTCCTCCGCTTCGTGCCGGAGGGCTCGCGAGCGGGCGTCCCCCGGCGCTGGCTCGGGCCCGTGTTGGTGCTGGCCGGGTACACGGTGCTGGCGCTCGTGTACGGCGCGCAGCACTCCGTCTACCGCGCGTCCCGGGCCGAGCCCTCCGGCTTCGGTGAGTCGCTCCTCATCGGCGCCATCGAGTGGGGCGGCTGGGCCCTGCTCACCCCGCTCATCCTCGCCGTCGCTCGCCGCGTGCGCGCCACCGGACGGCCCTGGCCCGTCCAGCTCGTGCTCCACGTGCCCCCGGGGCTCCTCTTCGCCGTGGCGCACATGGCCCTGCACGCGCTCCTTCGCCGGTTGCTGCTGGAGCCTTCCGGTGGCTGGGACGCCACGTGGACCTACTTCACCTGGATGCTGTCGAAGACCACCGACTTCGACCTGCTCGTCTACCTCTCCGTGGTGGGCCTGGACGCGGCCCTGCGGTACTCGCGGCAGGTCCGCGAAGAGGCCGTGCGGGCCTCACAGCTCGAAGCTCAGCTCGCGCAGGCGCAGCTCCACCTGCTGCGCAGCCAGCTCCGCCCGCACTTTCTCTTCAACACCCTGCACGCCATCTCCGCCCTCATGCACCGCGATGTGACGGCCGCGGACCGCATGGTGGGACAGCTCAGCGAGCTGCTGCGTGCCAGCCTGGAGCGCGACGGGCGTCACGAGGTGCCCCTCTCCGAGGAGCTGGACCTGCTCACGCCGTACCTCGACATCGAGCGCACCCGCTTCTCCGACCGGCTCCAGGTGGAGGTGGACGTGGCGCCCGAGGCCCGGAATGCGCTGGTGCCGCCGCTCCTGCTCCAGCCGCTCGTGGAGAACGCCATCCTTCATGGCATCGCCCCGCGCCGGGGGCCGGGGAGGGTGTGGGTCCGTGCCGCCCGCTCCGGTGAGCGGCTGTCCGTGGAGGTCCGTGATGACGGGGTGGGGCCACCCTCCGCCGGCCTGGAGGCACTCCGCGAGGGTATCGGCCTGGGGAGCACCCGGGCCCGGCTGGAGAAGCTCTATGGGGCCGCGCAGTCGCTGACGCTGGCGGCCAATGCTCCGCGCGGGTTCACCGTCTCCCTCTCGCTGCCGTACCGGAGCGCCCGGCCATGA
- a CDS encoding DUF1501 domain-containing protein — MNRRQFLAGAAAGTAISALDWLRFFRAFGVPGTKKELGLAQAAAAEATDPHFLIYWFQEGGWDGYSMFNPVHTPNDAIRVIPAGTLRPTPSWSQHLYRPKSYGTSPLDPPRTQGNIQYGYLAQDGLELFNNLAVVSSHNGNTFHSGGRWEYHYGKYSASLSGKRNPDERTVMQAFCEAYGNGFLLPHVSWHRWLSDGELSIPSYPDGTGYYERLGPVHAHTIYGKTPAAMRERLSSLGSVAQGQRDARIRQFTDNLQQNFLDSKNSESVAAFASALEIHRSLTAGGTINLDPRTLFTNTTLRAEFGITAADEATDSSSINGNPARSKETPNTNVQALMTYELMTKGLSIGFFIENRGLRHFDSHRDRRFIMNNKGQADQRDMMRKNLWSPLKTLVAKLKATPYGTTGKSYYDFTTIVLASEMGRTISGDVESILANTGLTDTQKYDEILGQDCCQHWRVSSAAFLGGTVRGNTQYGRVGSTSLEGIPLMPDGTLDPAYDPDTGLLVPGRTKSTSSFITDSGHLYSTALYLSGLNPAALKAAGKGRNDRAPLTFIKKP; from the coding sequence ATGAACCGCCGCCAATTCCTCGCCGGCGCCGCCGCCGGCACCGCCATCAGCGCCCTGGACTGGCTCCGCTTCTTCCGGGCCTTCGGAGTCCCGGGCACGAAGAAGGAGCTGGGCCTGGCCCAGGCCGCCGCCGCCGAGGCCACGGACCCGCACTTCCTCATCTACTGGTTCCAGGAGGGAGGCTGGGACGGGTACAGCATGTTCAACCCCGTCCACACGCCCAATGACGCCATCCGCGTCATCCCCGCGGGCACGCTGCGCCCCACGCCGTCCTGGAGCCAGCACCTCTACCGCCCGAAGAGCTACGGCACCTCGCCGTTGGACCCGCCCAGGACGCAGGGCAACATCCAGTACGGCTACCTCGCGCAGGACGGGCTGGAGCTCTTCAACAACCTGGCGGTGGTGTCCAGCCACAACGGCAACACGTTCCACTCGGGCGGCCGCTGGGAGTACCACTACGGCAAGTACAGCGCGTCCCTGTCCGGCAAGCGCAACCCGGACGAGCGCACCGTCATGCAGGCCTTCTGCGAGGCCTACGGCAACGGCTTCCTGCTGCCCCATGTCTCGTGGCACCGGTGGCTCTCGGACGGCGAGCTGTCCATTCCCTCCTACCCGGACGGCACCGGCTACTACGAGCGGCTGGGCCCGGTGCACGCGCACACCATCTACGGCAAGACGCCCGCCGCCATGCGCGAGCGCCTGTCCTCGCTGGGCAGCGTGGCCCAGGGCCAGCGCGACGCGCGCATCCGCCAGTTCACCGACAACCTCCAGCAGAACTTCCTCGACTCGAAGAACAGCGAGTCGGTGGCGGCCTTCGCCTCCGCGCTGGAAATCCACCGCTCGCTCACCGCGGGCGGCACCATCAACCTGGACCCGCGCACCCTCTTCACCAACACCACGCTGCGCGCCGAGTTCGGCATCACCGCGGCGGACGAGGCGACGGACTCCTCGTCCATCAACGGCAACCCCGCCCGCTCGAAGGAGACGCCCAACACCAACGTGCAGGCGCTGATGACCTACGAGCTGATGACGAAGGGGCTGTCCATCGGCTTCTTCATCGAGAACCGGGGCCTGCGCCACTTCGACAGCCACAGAGACCGCCGCTTCATCATGAACAACAAGGGCCAGGCGGACCAGCGCGACATGATGCGCAAGAACCTCTGGAGCCCGCTGAAGACGCTGGTGGCGAAGCTCAAGGCCACGCCGTACGGGACGACGGGGAAGAGCTACTACGACTTCACCACCATCGTCCTCGCCTCGGAGATGGGCCGCACCATCTCCGGCGACGTGGAGTCCATCCTCGCCAACACCGGGCTGACGGACACGCAGAAGTACGACGAAATCCTGGGCCAGGACTGCTGCCAGCACTGGCGCGTCAGCAGCGCGGCCTTCCTGGGCGGCACCGTGCGCGGCAACACGCAGTATGGCCGCGTGGGCAGCACGTCGCTGGAGGGCATCCCCCTCATGCCGGACGGCACGCTGGACCCGGCGTATGACCCGGACACCGGCCTGCTCGTCCCTGGCCGGACGAAGAGCACCAGCAGCTTCATCACCGACTCGGGCCACCTGTACTCGACGGCGCTGTACCTGTCCGGGCTGAACCCGGCCGCGCTCAAGGCCGCGGGCAAGGGCCGCAATGACAGGGCGCCGCTGACGTTCATCAAGAAGCCCTGA
- a CDS encoding carbohydrate-binding domain-containing protein, protein MRATPRRPWCHALAVLALSVAGCYGQVSQDLQNGVPDYSDPNPPPPPVQQDGTLPCDLDSVPAGVTLQTIAADFAKQVHPAMVRESSGCISCHATTSGRLFKVSYEGVETFYAARAAGFMNPESGSLLSRLVTPDAAVRMPRGQPSWSAQEIAAVASLTCQLEAVESRQPAARPDEEFPQALLQPYTGPSVATYDNPFIGFDQLKGKVKAVFNDTWVRNGVDRFAQNVGLFGGVDYKDHYVEARAASADFLLGLDDLARDVCLVAATNKTGPFSGLDLAQPLLDIPAPTTKQYEMEGAARTDGTIPAGTQILASNGGRSGSTGWNLYTTGSLTTAQPYPFTASATYRFTVKSKGDLCGPDLPHLQLKVDGVIVKEWDVPNNTAYADFVHSQAVTAGDHVLSVHFTNDYGETGVCDRNLHVDALQVYGPTEASTGTQRADAAKAKVDTLYRRMLYRAATAQERTNGYALVKDLNDFEPNLTKAWSGLCEGLLRAPDFLFTLPPSYEGLSGKERDRLLLVKLAQDLLGRPPTSAEFTALESGQKTWEAMVDTYLESPDFRTYYYHRMRIRTESEGTPDTDEPARLWTHLVAEGKPLTELLTGDYSVDTAFQQVARAPEHGKTGVLTMKGFIKNKPGLPHYNYAARVMTDFMGAMYEVPSEVFDMRGAATAASTVDPTSICFACHQTLTPLAHQRLKWDDEGNYRTTDQDGKPLDDSDRGLVGVYAYKGTGMEAFATQAVKKEAFVRRTLNAQFALFFGREMRHSQDERVIYKRLWDVTQENNGNLKAVLKAVATSPEYQRR, encoded by the coding sequence ATGCGCGCAACCCCCCGGCGCCCGTGGTGCCATGCCCTCGCTGTGCTCGCGCTGTCCGTCGCCGGCTGCTACGGCCAGGTCTCCCAGGACCTGCAGAACGGCGTGCCGGACTACAGCGACCCGAACCCGCCCCCACCCCCGGTGCAGCAGGACGGCACGCTCCCGTGTGACCTGGACAGCGTTCCAGCCGGCGTGACGCTGCAGACCATCGCCGCGGACTTCGCGAAGCAGGTGCACCCGGCCATGGTGCGCGAGTCGTCCGGCTGCATCTCCTGCCACGCCACCACCAGCGGCCGTCTCTTCAAGGTCAGCTACGAGGGCGTGGAGACGTTCTACGCCGCGCGCGCGGCCGGCTTCATGAACCCGGAGTCCGGCTCGCTGCTGTCGCGCCTCGTGACGCCCGACGCCGCGGTGCGCATGCCCCGCGGCCAGCCCTCCTGGAGCGCCCAGGAGATCGCCGCCGTGGCCAGCCTCACCTGCCAGCTGGAGGCGGTGGAGTCGCGCCAGCCCGCGGCCCGGCCGGACGAGGAGTTCCCCCAGGCCCTGCTCCAGCCCTACACCGGCCCTTCAGTGGCCACGTACGACAACCCCTTCATCGGCTTCGACCAGCTCAAGGGGAAGGTGAAGGCCGTCTTCAACGACACCTGGGTGCGCAACGGCGTGGACCGCTTCGCCCAGAACGTGGGCCTCTTCGGCGGCGTGGACTACAAGGACCACTACGTCGAGGCGCGCGCGGCCAGCGCGGACTTCCTCCTGGGCCTGGACGACCTGGCCCGCGACGTGTGCCTCGTCGCCGCCACCAACAAGACGGGCCCCTTCTCCGGGCTGGACCTGGCGCAGCCGCTGCTGGACATCCCCGCCCCCACCACGAAGCAGTATGAGATGGAGGGCGCCGCCCGCACGGACGGCACCATCCCCGCCGGCACGCAAATCCTCGCCAGCAATGGGGGAAGGTCTGGCAGCACCGGCTGGAACCTCTACACCACCGGCAGCCTGACGACGGCCCAGCCCTACCCCTTCACCGCCAGCGCCACGTACCGCTTCACGGTGAAGTCGAAGGGCGACCTGTGTGGCCCTGACCTGCCGCACCTCCAGCTCAAGGTGGACGGCGTCATCGTGAAGGAGTGGGACGTGCCCAACAACACGGCCTACGCGGACTTCGTCCACAGCCAGGCGGTGACGGCCGGCGACCACGTGCTGTCGGTGCACTTCACCAACGACTACGGCGAGACGGGCGTCTGCGACCGCAACCTGCACGTGGACGCGCTCCAGGTGTACGGCCCCACGGAGGCCTCCACCGGCACCCAGCGCGCGGACGCGGCGAAGGCCAAGGTGGATACCCTCTACCGGCGCATGCTGTACCGCGCCGCCACCGCGCAGGAGCGCACCAACGGCTACGCGCTGGTGAAGGACCTCAACGACTTCGAGCCCAACCTCACCAAGGCGTGGAGCGGCCTGTGCGAGGGGCTGCTGCGCGCTCCCGACTTCCTCTTCACCCTGCCCCCTTCCTACGAAGGGCTGAGCGGCAAGGAGCGCGACAGGCTGCTGCTGGTGAAGCTGGCGCAGGACCTGCTGGGCCGGCCGCCCACCTCCGCCGAGTTCACCGCGCTGGAGAGCGGGCAGAAGACGTGGGAGGCCATGGTCGACACGTACCTGGAGTCCCCGGACTTCCGCACGTACTACTACCACCGGATGCGCATCCGGACGGAGAGCGAGGGCACGCCCGACACGGACGAGCCCGCGCGCTTGTGGACGCACCTGGTCGCCGAGGGGAAGCCGCTGACGGAGCTGCTCACCGGTGACTACTCGGTGGACACCGCCTTCCAGCAGGTGGCCCGCGCACCCGAGCACGGGAAGACGGGCGTGCTCACCATGAAGGGCTTCATCAAGAACAAGCCCGGCCTGCCGCACTACAACTACGCGGCGCGTGTCATGACGGACTTCATGGGCGCCATGTACGAGGTGCCCTCGGAGGTCTTCGACATGCGCGGCGCGGCCACGGCCGCCTCCACGGTGGACCCCACCAGCATCTGCTTCGCCTGCCACCAGACGCTCACGCCGCTGGCGCACCAGCGCCTCAAGTGGGACGACGAGGGCAACTACCGCACCACGGACCAGGACGGGAAGCCGCTGGACGACAGCGACCGCGGGCTGGTGGGCGTCTACGCGTACAAGGGCACGGGCATGGAGGCCTTCGCCACGCAGGCGGTGAAGAAGGAAGCCTTCGTGCGCCGCACGCTCAACGCCCAGTTCGCCCTCTTCTTCGGCCGGGAGATGCGCCACTCGCAGGACGAGCGCGTCATCTACAAGCGCCTGTGGGACGTGACACAGGAAAACAACGGCAACCTCAAGGCCGTGCTCAAGGCCGTCGCCACCTCGCCCGAGTACCAGCGCCGCTGA
- a CDS encoding dimethylsulfonioproprionate lyase family protein, whose translation MEHLDDILPEWALGTLDAPARDAAERHLEGCARCRAEAARLLPVREGLTALVVPVEPPPQVLARVMEQMEGPGRLARFADRVAAFFDVTRERALEVLASLSDPSVWMPGPVGGSELLLVETGPARKAALAGILRLNPGVRYPRHLHHGREWNLVLEGGFREDDGHEVWPGEELMKTEASSHGFTALEGPACLCASLLEGVTSFEEEGLAPLG comes from the coding sequence ATGGAGCATCTGGACGACATCCTGCCGGAGTGGGCGCTGGGCACCCTGGATGCCCCCGCCCGGGACGCCGCCGAGCGGCACCTGGAGGGGTGCGCCCGGTGCCGTGCCGAGGCTGCCCGGCTGCTGCCCGTGCGTGAGGGGCTGACGGCGCTGGTGGTGCCGGTGGAGCCTCCGCCCCAGGTGCTGGCGCGGGTGATGGAGCAGATGGAGGGGCCGGGACGGCTGGCGCGCTTCGCGGACCGCGTGGCCGCGTTCTTCGACGTGACGCGGGAGCGGGCGCTGGAGGTGCTGGCGTCCTTGAGCGACCCGTCGGTGTGGATGCCGGGGCCGGTGGGGGGCTCGGAGTTGCTGCTGGTGGAGACGGGGCCCGCGCGCAAGGCGGCTCTGGCTGGCATCCTCCGGTTGAACCCGGGCGTGCGCTACCCACGGCACCTGCACCATGGCCGCGAGTGGAACCTGGTGCTGGAGGGCGGCTTCCGCGAGGACGATGGCCATGAGGTGTGGCCCGGCGAGGAGCTGATGAAGACCGAGGCCAGCTCGCACGGCTTCACCGCGCTGGAGGGGCCGGCGTGCCTCTGTGCTTCGCTGCTGGAGGGGGTGACGAGCTTCGAGGAGGAGGGGTTGGCTCCGCTCGGGTGA
- a CDS encoding Rdx family protein — MADPKVSITYCNSUGYKPRAARAAAALKDELDLETELKPGPSGVYEVAVDGRVVIKKQTLAFPTEQEIVDAVSKVLPR; from the coding sequence ATGGCCGACCCGAAGGTGTCGATTACGTACTGCAACTCCTGAGGCTACAAGCCCCGGGCCGCCCGTGCGGCGGCCGCATTGAAGGACGAGCTGGACCTGGAGACAGAGCTGAAGCCGGGACCGTCGGGGGTCTACGAGGTCGCTGTCGACGGCAGGGTGGTCATCAAGAAGCAGACGCTGGCGTTCCCCACCGAGCAGGAAATCGTGGACGCGGTGTCGAAGGTGCTGCCGAGGTAG
- a CDS encoding 2,3,4,5-tetrahydropyridine-2,6-dicarboxylate N-succinyltransferase: MSPLDELSQKVSAAFADRTKLKDPAHVAAVRETLARLDSGELRVAEKGADGWKVHAWVKEAILLFFAVSEMQVMEVGPFEFYDKVPLKKGLEAAGVRVVPPGTVRYGAFVERGAVVMPGYVNIGARVGAGTMVDTWATVGSCAQVGKHVHLSGGVGLGGVLEPPTASPVIIEDGAFLGSRCVVVEGVVVEEEAVLGANVVLTASTQIIDVTGPEEKVYKGRVPARSVVIPGMREKQFPAGKFMVPCALIIGQRTKSTDQKTSLNAALRDFAVPV, translated from the coding sequence ATGTCTCCGCTCGATGAGCTGTCGCAGAAGGTGTCCGCCGCGTTCGCGGACAGGACGAAGCTGAAGGACCCGGCCCACGTGGCCGCCGTGCGCGAGACGCTGGCGCGGCTGGACTCGGGCGAGCTGCGCGTGGCGGAGAAGGGCGCGGACGGGTGGAAGGTCCACGCCTGGGTGAAGGAGGCCATCCTCCTGTTCTTCGCCGTGTCGGAGATGCAGGTGATGGAGGTGGGCCCCTTCGAGTTCTACGACAAGGTGCCGCTCAAGAAGGGCCTGGAGGCCGCGGGCGTGCGCGTGGTGCCGCCGGGCACGGTGCGCTACGGCGCCTTCGTGGAGCGGGGCGCGGTGGTGATGCCGGGCTACGTGAATATCGGCGCGCGGGTGGGCGCGGGCACCATGGTGGACACGTGGGCCACGGTGGGCAGCTGCGCCCAGGTGGGCAAGCACGTGCACCTGTCCGGCGGCGTGGGGCTGGGGGGCGTGCTGGAGCCGCCCACGGCGTCGCCGGTCATCATCGAGGACGGCGCCTTCCTGGGCAGCCGCTGCGTGGTGGTGGAGGGCGTGGTGGTGGAGGAGGAGGCGGTGCTGGGCGCCAACGTGGTGCTGACCGCGTCCACGCAAATCATCGACGTCACCGGGCCGGAGGAGAAGGTCTACAAGGGCCGGGTACCGGCGCGCAGCGTGGTGATTCCCGGCATGCGGGAGAAGCAGTTTCCCGCCGGGAAATTCATGGTTCCGTGCGCGCTCATCATCGGCCAGCGGACGAAGTCCACGGACCAGAAGACGAGCCTCAACGCCGCCCTGCGGGACTTCGCGGTGCCGGTGTAG
- the dapE gene encoding succinyl-diaminopimelate desuccinylase, which produces MSSTDLAARLARTTLELCRIPSPITHEGPIADHVERWALQHFKRDEVFRVGHTLLLGHLGDPRPTVALIGHLDTVPAHPSDQGREPRIEGERIFGLGASDMKGGLAVMMALAEDLRRDTLPVNLAFLFYEREEGAYAESGLIPLFEKRPDLAGVKFGIAMEPTDSVVQVGCVGSMQVTVRFTGRSAHSARPWQGENAIHKAGPFLTELLGRQRVEVNVAGFPFYEVINATLAKGGRARNVIPEAFELNLNYRFAPGKSVAQAKEDVLALVAGRAEVEFSDASPSGPVVAGNPLFQKLLAVTALPAASKQAWTDVARFGEWGVDAINYGPGETAQAHQANESAPIPPLAVAYEKLAAFLQGAS; this is translated from the coding sequence ATGTCCTCCACCGACCTGGCCGCCAGGCTCGCCCGCACGACGCTCGAGCTGTGCCGCATCCCCAGCCCCATCACCCACGAGGGCCCCATCGCCGACCACGTCGAGCGCTGGGCCCTCCAGCACTTCAAGCGCGACGAGGTGTTCCGTGTCGGGCACACCCTGCTCCTCGGGCACCTGGGCGACCCGCGCCCCACGGTGGCGCTCATCGGCCACCTCGACACCGTGCCGGCGCACCCGAGCGACCAGGGCCGCGAGCCTCGAATCGAAGGTGAGCGCATCTTCGGGCTCGGCGCCTCCGACATGAAGGGCGGCCTCGCCGTCATGATGGCGCTGGCCGAGGACCTGCGCCGCGACACGCTGCCCGTCAACCTCGCCTTCCTCTTCTACGAGCGCGAGGAGGGCGCCTACGCGGAGAGCGGCCTCATCCCCCTCTTCGAGAAGCGTCCCGACCTGGCCGGCGTGAAGTTCGGCATCGCCATGGAGCCCACGGACAGCGTGGTGCAGGTGGGCTGCGTCGGCTCCATGCAGGTGACGGTGCGCTTCACCGGGCGCAGCGCGCACTCGGCGCGGCCGTGGCAGGGGGAGAACGCCATCCACAAGGCGGGCCCGTTCCTCACGGAGCTGCTCGGCCGCCAGCGCGTGGAGGTCAACGTCGCCGGCTTCCCCTTCTACGAGGTCATCAACGCCACGCTGGCCAAGGGCGGCCGCGCGCGCAACGTCATCCCCGAGGCCTTCGAGCTGAACCTCAACTACCGCTTCGCCCCGGGCAAGAGCGTGGCGCAGGCGAAGGAGGACGTGCTCGCGCTCGTCGCCGGCCGCGCCGAGGTGGAGTTCAGCGACGCGTCCCCGAGTGGCCCCGTGGTGGCGGGCAACCCGCTGTTCCAGAAGCTGCTGGCCGTCACCGCCCTGCCCGCCGCGTCCAAGCAGGCGTGGACGGACGTGGCCCGCTTCGGCGAGTGGGGCGTGGACGCCATCAACTACGGGCCCGGTGAGACGGCCCAGGCGCACCAGGCCAACGAGAGCGCGCCCATTCCTCCCCTGGCCGTGGCGTACGAGAAGCTCGCCGCGTTCCTCCAGGGCGCGAGCTGA